The Geitlerinema sp. PCC 9228 genome contains the following window.
TGATAATTGTAAAGGGGATTTTGATTTTGATTGAGTTTTCATAAGTAAACTGGTCCAATCCAAGCAAAGTTTTTATATAATTAGATTTACGGGTACTATTTTAAAAGCTCTCTCTATATTTTTTTCGGTGAAGGGAGATGGATTTGGGGGATACAGGCGATGCCTTCGCTTTATCAATTGGGGAAAACGTAGAAGCTTTGGTTTTTGAGTCTGTCAGTTTATGTCTAGCGAATATATGAACCCCAAGACGAACAATGTCAATGGTTCTTCTATCGAGGAAACCAGACAACTACGCCGACGCATTTCTCAGTTGGAGTCAGAAGTAGCCAAATACCAAGAAAAGGAAAAGCGCCTTCTAGCTGCCAACCAGCGCCTGCAAGCTTGCTTGCAAGAAAAACAAGGTGTAAAATCCAAGCAAGATGAATTTTGGAATTTGCTTAGAAAAGAGAAAATAAGTGCAATCGCGGCGGATACGGTCTCTATGTTTTTCTTTGCCACAGACAGCCACGGCTGCTTGACCCTGCTAGAAGGCAAAGGATTGTTATTTTTACCGAGTTTGCCGGCAGACCCCAGCCAACTTCTCGGTCAGCGCGCCGATTGGCTTTTTGGTTATATAGATAATTTTTTAGCTGCGGCGAAACAAAAAACAGAAAGACCGCATACAAATACAATTCTCATAGACAATATTCTTTGGGAAATTTGCTACGAACCCAAATACAATTATCGAGGAGAGTTAGAGGAAATTGTGGGTGTGGCTGTGGATACCCGCGATCGCCAGCGCGCCAATCGGTTATCTTTAATCGTAGAGCAAAATCCCATTGGAATTATCGAGTTGGATGCCAATTGGTGTGTAGAAAGTTGGAATCCAGCAGCAGAAAAGATTTTTGGCTACAGTGCCAGCGAAATCCTTGGTCAACCAGTTTTTGATTATCTGGTTCCTGAAGGTAGCATCCAGCAGGTGTCCCAAAGTATAGACCATCTCGTACAACAACAAGGCAGTCACTCCAGCATCAACCAAAATATTACCAAAGATGGCAGCATCATTATTTGCGATTGGCACAATACGCCACTGGTGGACGAAAATGGAGATTTGGTGGGTGTCCTTTGTATGGTAAGCGATATTAGCGATCGCTACCATGCAGAGGCAAAACTGCGGGAAAGCGAGAAAAAATTTAGTTCTCTGTTCCAATTTAGCAATGATGGCATTTTTCTCATTAACGAAACTGGCAAGATTGTGGATATCAATCAAAGAGGGTTAGAACAGTTTGGCTACAGTTACGAAGAAATCCTGCAGAAAAGCATCCAGTATTTGCATCCGCCATCGTCAATTCCCACCAGCAATTGGGCTTTTCAAGAGTTGTTAGAAAAAGGCGTTGTTCGCTTTGAAACCGAGTGCCAACGCCGCGATGGCAGTATTTTTCCGGTGGATATATCCGCTAGAAAAATCGATTTGGACGGAGAAATGCTGATTCAAGGAAATATACGCGATATTAGCGATCGCTTGGAAGCCGAAAAAGCTTTGCGAGAAAGCGAACAGAGGTTGCGTGATGTTAGCGAAGCCGCTGGCGAATATTTATGGGAAGTAGATGCCAACGCTGTTTATACTTTTGTCACCGAACGTCAGCAGACGTAAAAGGATATTCTCCTGACGAACTTTTAGGACATACGCCGTTTGAGTTTATGCTAGAGGAGGATATTCCCCAGGTCACAGCTATTCTGGAAGATGCGATCGCGCATGGTAGAAATTTTACTCTAGAACACCGAGATATTACTCCTTCGGGAGAGATTGTTTGGGAACAAGTAAATGGCGTCCTACTTTTCAACGAACGCGGCGAACATATCGGCTTTCGCGGTGCTGGCATGAGTATCACCGAACGCAAGCAAGCCGAACTGCAACTTCGCCAGCAAGCCCAAGATTTGGAAAATACCTTACAAAGATTGCAACAAACCCAAACACAGCTGGTACAAAACGAAAAAATGTCCAGTTTGGGACAGTTGGTTGCTGGCATAGCTCATGAAATCAACAATCCTGCTAATTTTGTTTACGGAAATCTGATTCACGCACAGGGGTATATAAAAGACTTGCTAGAAGCAATTTATGCATACCAAGAACACTATCCCGAACCCACCTCAGAAATCCAAGACCTTTTAGAGGATATCGACCTGGAATACTTACAAAACGACCTTCCCCAACTACTGAATTCCATGCAAAACGGTGCCAAACGCATCCAGAATATTGTTCTTGCCTTGCGCAACTTTTCTCGCCTCGACGAATCCGAGTACAAAAGTGTCAATATTCATGAGGGAATTGAGAGTACGCTCATGGTTTTACAAAACCGTCTGAAAGCGAATACCTATCGACCTGCCATTCAAGCGATCGCTGAATACGGCGATTTACCGCTGGTAGAATGCTATCCCGGAGATTTGAATCAAGTTTTTATGAATGTTATTGGCAACGCGATTGATGCGTTGGATGAAAAGGCAGCTTCCCGTAGCTATCAAGAAAATACCCACGATCCCTGTCAGATTAAGATTACCACAACCCAGATAGATGGGGAATGGGTGCGAGTGTGTATCGATGACAATGGCATTGGGATGTCAAAGGAAATACAGCAGAAAGCATTTGACCCGTTCTTTACGACCAAATCTGTAGGAAAAGGTACAGGATTGGGAATGTCTATTAGCTATCAAATTATCACCCAGCAGCATCAAGGATATTTGCAGTTTTCCTCAACGCCAGGGGAAGGAACGCAGGTTACCATTGAAATTCCTCAGAAGCTAGAGTATTTTCCTTGGCAAGCTGCCAACTCGTAAATCAACCAAAGCTCAGCCAATAAAAAAAAGAGGTTGACATTGATGTTGAACCCTTGGTATTTTTTATCATTGAGGCATTGATATATTTCAATTCGCTACTATTATTAAATTATCTGTGTGCTTAACGAATCAATCTATAGAAGTAATAGAATGAATGCCAAATATTCTAGAGACCATCGGTTATAACATTAAGCGATCGCTTACCCAAGCATTGAAGTCAAGAAGTTCTTGCAAAGCGTACAGGTATGCATCGTAATTCCGTTGGGGAAATGGAACGTGGAAATTGGCGTGTTACCAGAGGAATTGTTGAAAAGTAGAATCCCAGTAGATAATGACTGAATATACTGCTTGTAAACCGATTATTCCCGATCCACAGAAATTCAACTCTCAAGCCAAATTACCCTACGGTTTGACTGTCGATAATATTAAAAGTGTACTTGAAGAATATGTAGACTTTCTTAGCTTCATCAACAGTCAGCTACATACTAGGAAAATACCACGGCTTGAGAGTTTTTTGATGCCGGCCACTTTTAGCGGCATTGTAGGAGAATTTATGAACTTCAGCATACCAAAATACTGCAATTCATTAGTTAAGAATCAATATCACAATGGTCACCCAGACTTAATTCCAATTAATGTCTTTCCACAGAATGCTGTTCAATATTCAGATCGAGGCATTGAAGTTAAGGCTTCTCGGTATATGTCTAGATGGCAAGGACATAACCCTGAAGCAATATGGTTAATGGTTTTCTGCTTTGATAGTAACAAATTAGAAGATCCAGGAAAAGATATCAAACCAAAACCATTTAAGTTCTTAGCTGTTTATGCTGCAAAGCTCAATCGTGATGATTGGAATTTTTCAGGTCGCTCAAAAACAAGTCGGCGAACCAGTACCGCTACTGTCAATAATAAGGGTTTGTTAAAAATGAAGTCCAACTGGATTTACGAAGATATATCAAAGTGATAGTGATAGTTGACCCTCTAGATCGTTAGCGTGTATTGATTTTAATTTAGGAACTGCTTGTTCGGCCATTTGGTAGTAACTTTCAAAACGTTCCGTACCAACACTGGAGTAGCCAACTGCTTCGGCAGCTGCAAGCGTTGAACCCGATCCCATAAAAGGATCCATAACAATACCTTCCCCCAAAGGAAGTGCTGCATAGACAATTTTTCTCATAAAAGACTGAGGTTTTAGACTTGGATGGTTGGCAATCTTTCTTTCAAACTTAGGTGTTCGCTCGCTTGGTATAACATCTTCAAATGGTATGGAACTGGATATTCTTCTTAACCCACCTGTTTTGTATTCTTTTAAACACTCTGCTAACGTCATTTTAGCTGGTAGCGGCTTACGAAAAATTCCCCACGGTTCGTAACAGCCTCTTGGAAGAGAGCAAACGTCTGGGAACTCCGATTCTGCATTTTTAGGTTTATCGCCACCTCTCATAGTCCGAACAAGTCGTATGAGAGTACTCCGGTATTCTAAACCTCCGCTTGATAACGCTTCAAATACTAGGGGGGATAGAAAGCTATTCGTTGCAATAAAAACATGTCCCCCAGGAACCAGAGGTTTCATTATTGTCTTAGTCCACTCAATAAAAAAACGGCGTATCTGACATCTCTCTTGCTCGTTTAGCGCCGTAAATCGAGGCAATGGAGAGCGAATATTTCCGTCAAAGGAAGGTGGAATTCTCCAAACGCCACCGTTGCCCTTACTTAGCTTTTTCAGTTGGTCAAAGTCATATTCTTTCACACCATAGGGAGGATCGGTTACAATAGCATGAATTGAATTTTCGCTGAGCTGCCCCAAAAACTCAAGGCAATCAGCATGAATTCCTGTAGCTTCGCCGTTTTTGAAGAAAGTATAGTTATTAGGAATTTTCAGCATTAGATTACGAGCGAAGTGCATACATCCAATAATAATAACGAATTAAATTATCATTTTTGGGTAAAATTGTCAACCCATATTCAAAGCATACAAAAAATAATTGAGGGATTTCTGTAGGAGATCAACGCGTGAGTAAGGGCGCTTCGCGTGAGTAGGGGCGCTTCGCGAAGCACCCCTACCAGGTAAATCGACAAATTCCAAACAATCATTGTTTTTTAGAAATGGTGTAATTGGACAACAGAAAACTTTTAAGTTGATATTCTAGATGGGCTTTAAAATAATGTAAGTTTGCTTAAAACTTATACCGAATTCTGCTTAGGTTAGATTATATTTGTTAAGCTTATTTTACCTATTTTTATTTTGCTATCGACGCAAGATTGCTGCTTTCCTTAGAATTTTTCTCCCAAAACCTGCTTCTGACGGAAAAGCCGTTTGGTGGTACCATCAGATACGTCGTTCGATTGGCGGAAATTTACCGATACACTGGCTTGGGAAGCTGGTACAATCTAAATTATGTACGGTTTGGCTATTCATACCACCACCCCCGATTTGGGAATCGCGATCGCGAATTTTGCCGACGACAACCGCTGGCAAACCTGGCATGTCGGCAGAGATTTGTTTAGCCAGATGCATTCGCGTTTGGCAGAATTCATTCAACCGCAAACCTGGCAAGATATTGGCTTTCTCGCCGTTGCCAAAGGTCCTGGTAGCTTTACAGGAACCCGCATTGGCGTCGTGACGGCGCGGGTTTTGGCACAGCAGTTGGATATTCCCATTTTTGCCATCTCTACCCTAGCGGGATTAGCCAAAGCTTACTGGCAGCAACAACCTTCCTTATCCCCAGAAACCGATATTGCCGTACAAATGCCGGCGCGTGGCGATCGCTTATTCACCGCCATTTACAAACAAAGTCCCCAAACTGGTACCCTCACAACCCTGCTAGCAGACCGCGTCGTTACTTGGGAAACTTGGCAAAAAACCCTTTCTACCTGGTCTTCTCACTACCATCTCGTTCGTGGCGAAAATGAAGAAAATATCGCCAAATCCGTAGAAGCGTTACTCGCTCTCGCGTACTGTCAGTGGCAGCAAGGGGAAAAACCCACTTGGGAGCAAGCAATACCGTTTTACGGCTACAAACCGTATTAAATAATTTAGCAATAAAAAAAGGGGAGTTGCCCCGCAACGCCGTTTTACCTCTGTTTTCGACCTCAAGAGGCCAGGTGGGTGCCTTGGCTTTGGCTTTAAGTTTCCGGGTCAGAGCCGGTATACTGCCACCAAAACAACTAGGCTCCCTTATATGTAGAGTGTAGATCGTAAAACATGAGAGGCAGTCACCAACGTCGCAGGGCAACTTCATTTTCTATTGTAAAAGTTTTGCGCAAAAAGACAAGGGGGGACCGAGCGTGGGAGGGTGAGAGTTGGGAAGATATTGGGAAATTGTCTATTCGTACCACAGAGATTCTACTTTTTGGGAAATAGCAAGAGCTTGCTGGCGTCTGGCGGGTTCTGTGGTTTCATCCAGCAAGACCGTGACGTGACCGAGTTTGCGACCAGGTCGAGATTGGGTCTTGCCGTACCAATAAACATTGGCTTGGGGAATTTGTTCTAGTTGCTGGCGTTTCTCTCGGTAGTCGCTGGTGGCGTGTTCGTAACCGAGGAGGTTGACCATGACGGCACCTGGTGCTTTTAATTGGGTATTGCCTAGGGGAAGGTCGCAAACAGCGCGCAAATGTTGGGAAAATTGGGAAGTGGTGCAAGCGTCGATGGAAAAATGACCGGAGTTGTGGGTGCGCGGTGCAATTTCGTTGACCAAAATCTCCCCAGAGGGGGTATAGAACATTTCGATGCCGAATGTACCGACGGCTTGGCTATTTTCCATGAGGGTACGCGCGATCGCTTCAATTTTAGCAGCAGCTTCCGAAGAAATATCGGCAGGGGCAATAACGCGACGGCACACTTGATTTTCCTGTTGGGTTTCTACAATGGGATGTAGGGTAAATTCTCCCGATACAGAACGCGTTGCGATCGCTGCCAATTCCCGTTCAAATGGAATAAATTCCTCTAACAGTACCGCCGGATATCCCCATTGCGACCAAGTTGGTTCCAACTCCTGCCAAGTTTGAATGACCGTGGTTCCCTGACCGTCGTAACCGTGGCGACGCGCCTTCATCACCACAGGCAATCCCAAAGCTTTCACTGGTGGCGAGGGAAATTCCCCTTGGGGTTTGCCATCTGGCAGGGTAATAAATTTTGGTACTGGCAATCCCAACGACTGTAAATGGCAGCGTTGGTCGTATTTATCCAACCATGGTGCCAAAACCGATAAATTTGGACGAAAACAGACTCCCTGTTCCGCCAGTTTGCCTAAAGCCGCCAAATCTACAAATTCGTTTTCAAAAGTAATCATATCGCAGCGTTTGCCCAACTGCGCGATCGCTTGTACGTCGCCAATTCCCGCCACAACCACATCCGCCGCCAAACTCGTCGCCGGGTCATTTTCTTTCGCCGTCTGTACGATTAGAGAAATATCCAACTCTTTGGCAGCGGCAGCCATCATCCAAGCCAGTTGACCGCCACCTAAAACACCAACTGTTTTTACCGACATTGCAG
Protein-coding sequences here:
- a CDS encoding PAS domain-containing protein — translated: MSSEYMNPKTNNVNGSSIEETRQLRRRISQLESEVAKYQEKEKRLLAANQRLQACLQEKQGVKSKQDEFWNLLRKEKISAIAADTVSMFFFATDSHGCLTLLEGKGLLFLPSLPADPSQLLGQRADWLFGYIDNFLAAAKQKTERPHTNTILIDNILWEICYEPKYNYRGELEEIVGVAVDTRDRQRANRLSLIVEQNPIGIIELDANWCVESWNPAAEKIFGYSASEILGQPVFDYLVPEGSIQQVSQSIDHLVQQQGSHSSINQNITKDGSIIICDWHNTPLVDENGDLVGVLCMVSDISDRYHAEAKLRESEKKFSSLFQFSNDGIFLINETGKIVDINQRGLEQFGYSYEEILQKSIQYLHPPSSIPTSNWAFQELLEKGVVRFETECQRRDGSIFPVDISARKIDLDGEMLIQGNIRDISDRLEAEKALRESEQRLRDVSEAAGEYLWEVDANAVYTFVTERQQT
- a CDS encoding ATP-binding protein yields the protein MGSRCQRCLYFCHRTSADVKGYSPDELLGHTPFEFMLEEDIPQVTAILEDAIAHGRNFTLEHRDITPSGEIVWEQVNGVLLFNERGEHIGFRGAGMSITERKQAELQLRQQAQDLENTLQRLQQTQTQLVQNEKMSSLGQLVAGIAHEINNPANFVYGNLIHAQGYIKDLLEAIYAYQEHYPEPTSEIQDLLEDIDLEYLQNDLPQLLNSMQNGAKRIQNIVLALRNFSRLDESEYKSVNIHEGIESTLMVLQNRLKANTYRPAIQAIAEYGDLPLVECYPGDLNQVFMNVIGNAIDALDEKAASRSYQENTHDPCQIKITTTQIDGEWVRVCIDDNGIGMSKEIQQKAFDPFFTTKSVGKGTGLGMSISYQIITQQHQGYLQFSSTPGEGTQVTIEIPQKLEYFPWQAANS
- a CDS encoding DNA methyltransferase; this encodes MLKIPNNYTFFKNGEATGIHADCLEFLGQLSENSIHAIVTDPPYGVKEYDFDQLKKLSKGNGGVWRIPPSFDGNIRSPLPRFTALNEQERCQIRRFFIEWTKTIMKPLVPGGHVFIATNSFLSPLVFEALSSGGLEYRSTLIRLVRTMRGGDKPKNAESEFPDVCSLPRGCYEPWGIFRKPLPAKMTLAECLKEYKTGGLRRISSSIPFEDVIPSERTPKFERKIANHPSLKPQSFMRKIVYAALPLGEGIVMDPFMGSGSTLAAAEAVGYSSVGTERFESYYQMAEQAVPKLKSIHANDLEGQLSLSL
- the tsaB gene encoding tRNA (adenosine(37)-N6)-threonylcarbamoyltransferase complex dimerization subunit type 1 TsaB gives rise to the protein MYGLAIHTTTPDLGIAIANFADDNRWQTWHVGRDLFSQMHSRLAEFIQPQTWQDIGFLAVAKGPGSFTGTRIGVVTARVLAQQLDIPIFAISTLAGLAKAYWQQQPSLSPETDIAVQMPARGDRLFTAIYKQSPQTGTLTTLLADRVVTWETWQKTLSTWSSHYHLVRGENEENIAKSVEALLALAYCQWQQGEKPTWEQAIPFYGYKPY
- a CDS encoding 5-(carboxyamino)imidazole ribonucleotide synthase, yielding MSVKTVGVLGGGQLAWMMAAAAKELDISLIVQTAKENDPATSLAADVVVAGIGDVQAIAQLGKRCDMITFENEFVDLAALGKLAEQGVCFRPNLSVLAPWLDKYDQRCHLQSLGLPVPKFITLPDGKPQGEFPSPPVKALGLPVVMKARRHGYDGQGTTVIQTWQELEPTWSQWGYPAVLLEEFIPFERELAAIATRSVSGEFTLHPIVETQQENQVCRRVIAPADISSEAAAKIEAIARTLMENSQAVGTFGIEMFYTPSGEILVNEIAPRTHNSGHFSIDACTTSQFSQHLRAVCDLPLGNTQLKAPGAVMVNLLGYEHATSDYREKRQQLEQIPQANVYWYGKTQSRPGRKLGHVTVLLDETTEPARRQQALAISQKVESLWYE